A single Prevotella sp. E15-22 DNA region contains:
- a CDS encoding ribonucleotide-diphosphate reductase subunit alpha, giving the protein MNMVKVFIKGQEDKELSSFLRYYPTRIKNVGIDALFDRQTIFDFKDGCNQPQVAQFVAKELVKKFGRKIGKVVFSCVPASSQERNEERNKAFSALVCQLSGAIDGFSHVKVSGERSAVHGTKIKKEVRAKRLEESNTIEVDASFFRNKIVCVWDDVVTTGTSFCAYAAQLERVGAHVTNGIFLGKTSYRYVPTY; this is encoded by the coding sequence ATGAACATGGTCAAGGTTTTCATCAAGGGTCAAGAGGACAAGGAACTCAGTAGTTTCCTCCGTTACTATCCAACTCGCATCAAGAATGTGGGCATAGATGCTTTGTTCGACAGGCAGACCATCTTTGATTTCAAGGACGGATGCAACCAGCCGCAAGTGGCTCAGTTCGTGGCAAAGGAACTTGTAAAGAAGTTCGGGCGCAAGATTGGAAAGGTGGTTTTCTCATGCGTCCCTGCCAGCAGCCAAGAGCGCAACGAGGAACGGAACAAGGCTTTTTCCGCACTCGTATGTCAGTTGTCGGGTGCCATCGATGGCTTTTCTCATGTCAAGGTGTCTGGAGAGCGGTCTGCCGTTCATGGAACCAAGATAAAGAAAGAGGTCAGAGCCAAGCGACTTGAAGAAAGCAACACCATAGAGGTTGATGCAAGTTTCTTTCGCAACAAGATAGTGTGTGTATGGGATGATGTGGTTACTACGGGAACATCTTTCTGTGCCTATGCAGCGCAGTTGGAGAGAGTCGGAGCACATGTGACCAATGGCATCTTCCTCGGAAAGACTTCATATAGATATGTACCAACTTATTGA
- a CDS encoding S41 family peptidase — MKLIILPFIVILTTSTTNAQSLTKQQMLEDYDQLYTTLTTKVPHFAVRKRVTGIDIPKELRRIRHDIDTVTCDGGFYDVIFRALAACNDQHISPNQTRDSVAMAHTKEAYQKYFRYGGSKANKVYYIDGKYLTRGFQNKDTEVIPFFSELTHVNGIPVDKYVAKYNRLVSDATRWDFKHKKAWASSLFDPRIIYKTDKFTWTVIIDGKPKTIDMTQVGYIFTRDIFDDFNFKADYFQRDSTLYIRIPRMNIGQAEWLENEIASHKGKPLNRVIIDVRDNGGGNDMTWRCVLSAIIDRPLHWSIRQAVKDISVLGDDYTDPREIKVYGDRLTAFLDEDSETTLQPSDRTIGYGGKIYVMTNESIFSSTSAFISVCQRSDRLVTVGQPSGYFVGIGGTPWGDILRHSRISYRYPVTLEITDADAANPETYYKDQVEIEVWPTIEDLRIQAYYNKGQHTEDFLYNHDWVFRRILEETKK; from the coding sequence ATGAAGTTAATTATTTTACCCTTTATTGTTATTCTAACAACCTCTACTACCAATGCACAATCCCTCACCAAGCAGCAGATGCTGGAGGACTACGACCAGCTGTACACGACGCTGACCACGAAGGTGCCGCACTTCGCCGTGCGCAAGCGAGTGACGGGCATCGACATCCCCAAGGAGCTGCGGCGCATACGGCACGACATCGACACCGTGACCTGCGACGGCGGCTTCTACGACGTCATCTTCCGCGCCCTCGCCGCCTGCAATGACCAGCACATCAGCCCCAACCAGACCCGTGACTCCGTAGCCATGGCCCACACGAAAGAGGCTTACCAGAAGTACTTCCGCTATGGCGGTTCCAAGGCTAATAAAGTCTATTACATTGACGGCAAATACTTGACGCGCGGCTTCCAGAACAAGGACACGGAGGTCATCCCGTTCTTCTCCGAACTGACACATGTGAACGGCATCCCTGTCGATAAGTATGTGGCCAAGTACAACCGCCTCGTGAGCGACGCCACCCGCTGGGACTTCAAGCACAAGAAGGCCTGGGCAAGCAGCCTCTTCGACCCGCGCATTATCTACAAGACCGACAAGTTCACATGGACGGTCATCATCGACGGCAAGCCGAAGACCATCGACATGACGCAGGTCGGCTACATCTTCACCCGCGACATTTTCGACGACTTTAATTTCAAGGCCGACTACTTCCAGCGCGATTCTACCCTCTACATCCGCATCCCCCGAATGAACATCGGTCAAGCCGAATGGCTGGAGAATGAGATAGCCAGCCATAAGGGCAAGCCCCTCAACCGCGTCATCATCGACGTGCGCGACAATGGCGGCGGCAACGACATGACATGGCGGTGCGTCCTCTCGGCCATCATCGACCGCCCCCTGCACTGGAGCATCCGACAGGCCGTAAAAGACATCAGCGTACTCGGCGACGACTACACCGACCCCCGCGAAATCAAGGTCTATGGCGACCGCCTCACCGCCTTTCTCGACGAGGACAGCGAGACAACCTTGCAGCCCAGCGACCGCACCATCGGCTATGGCGGCAAAATCTACGTCATGACCAACGAAAGCATCTTCTCCTCCACCTCCGCCTTCATCTCCGTCTGCCAGCGCTCCGACCGCCTCGTCACCGTAGGCCAGCCCTCCGGCTATTTCGTCGGCATCGGCGGCACCCCGTGGGGCGACATCCTACGCCACTCGCGCATCTCCTACCGCTATCCCGTCACGCTGGAGATTACCGACGCCGATGCCGCCAATCCCGAGACCTACTACAAAGACCAAGTGGAGATAGAAGTCTGGCCAACCATCGAGGACTTGCGCATCCAAGCCTACTACAACAAAGGCCAGCACACCGAGGACTTCCTCTACAACCACGACTGGGTGTTCCGCAGGATATTGGAGGAAACGAAGAAGTAA
- a CDS encoding SLOG family protein encodes MYQLIDDYMEQRKFSRAATAAFTGHRFVDAAQREHVKKRLSNAVLDAYGHGIRNFISGFAIGFDMMAAEAIVSLKRSYPDITLIAAIPFKGQASRFSFYDRKRYDRLLEVADEVIVLSESYYPRCFLDRDEFMVNNSSKLIGYYDGREKGGTFYTIRKAKAQNIPIVNVF; translated from the coding sequence ATGTACCAACTTATTGATGATTATATGGAACAAAGAAAATTTAGCAGGGCGGCAACAGCCGCCTTTACGGGGCATCGCTTTGTCGATGCTGCACAGAGGGAACACGTCAAAAAGCGGCTTTCAAATGCTGTGCTTGATGCTTATGGGCATGGCATCCGAAATTTCATATCCGGCTTTGCCATTGGGTTTGATATGATGGCGGCAGAAGCGATTGTTTCACTGAAACGTAGCTATCCCGACATCACATTGATAGCTGCAATTCCCTTTAAGGGTCAAGCCAGTCGTTTCAGTTTTTATGACCGAAAGCGATATGACAGGTTGCTGGAGGTTGCTGACGAAGTGATTGTGCTCAGTGAGAGTTATTATCCAAGGTGTTTCTTGGACAGGGATGAGTTCATGGTGAACAACTCCTCTAAGCTTATAGGATATTATGATGGTCGAGAGAAAGGTGGAACGTTCTACACCATTCGTAAGGCAAAGGCTCAGAACATCCCTATAGTGAATGTGTTTTGA